From the Flavobacterium galactosidilyticum genome, one window contains:
- a CDS encoding T9SS type B sorting domain-containing protein, whose translation MKFLIKTILYTYLSCIAYIATAQSIAINDSKSAQELVEEILINSPCVSASNFTVTGDSFSGSSNSYGYFNNQGGSFPLKEGIVLSTWSSINSVGPFVINRNQNPSWAGDNDLNQVLSISNSLNATFLEFDFIANTDFISFNYIFASNEYQDDFPCNYADGFAFLIKEKMSTSSYKNIAVLPNSSIPVSSKSIHPQINAIINSTEPIKNCGPENENYYGGYNTNNSPINYAGQTKVLNASSTTEVGKTYHVKLVIADQNNSYFSSAVFIEAGSFAPKINLGPDQTLCFNEKTILDTGLSNSAYSYEWFKDGGRTSIGSTSTLEVDSPGTYSVNISLAAGCIAVGKVKISYKNPILKTLTQCGDSSGTALFDLTQMTSSVNISSNNSIKYYSDLSGTEITNPTTYKSTTNTVYASITSATAECLDFVELKLNVLTISNAVQTVTFCDNDAIDDGTRVFHLTNEISPKITPAVAAPYLVEGYYSFLDDAVNKENKLNNNYTNIPNQNIFARVENGIDCYSIYEIELNVTAYNTTSPNIINEVIINDFSGNNSVEIKTIGTGPFEYSLDGITFQDESLFTNVRPGDYIVYVRDNTSCGISTTKVYVLDYPRFFTPNVDGYNDLWKIKNLDLYPMAIITIFDRYGKLLKQLNATSSGWNGSYNGIPLPADDYWFHIKLADSKTIKGHFSLKR comes from the coding sequence ATGAAATTTCTAATAAAAACAATACTTTACACCTATTTAAGTTGCATCGCTTATATTGCGACAGCTCAATCTATTGCTATAAATGATTCTAAAAGCGCACAAGAACTCGTTGAAGAAATCCTAATAAATAGTCCCTGTGTTAGTGCTTCAAATTTTACAGTAACTGGAGATTCATTTTCTGGTTCTAGTAACAGTTATGGTTATTTTAATAATCAAGGTGGCAGTTTTCCTTTAAAAGAAGGAATTGTTTTAAGTACTTGGAGCAGTATAAATTCAGTTGGTCCATTTGTCATTAACCGTAACCAAAACCCAAGTTGGGCTGGAGACAATGATTTAAATCAAGTATTATCAATTTCAAATTCATTAAACGCTACATTTTTGGAATTCGATTTTATAGCTAACACCGATTTTATTAGTTTCAATTATATTTTTGCTTCTAATGAATATCAAGATGATTTCCCATGTAATTATGCAGATGGTTTTGCTTTTTTAATCAAAGAAAAAATGAGTACTAGTTCCTATAAAAATATAGCAGTACTTCCCAATTCTTCAATTCCTGTATCATCAAAAAGCATTCATCCTCAAATTAATGCCATTATAAACTCAACAGAACCTATAAAAAATTGTGGTCCGGAAAACGAGAATTATTATGGAGGTTATAATACTAACAATAGCCCAATTAATTATGCTGGACAAACAAAAGTTTTAAATGCTTCCAGTACAACTGAAGTTGGTAAAACGTATCATGTAAAATTAGTTATAGCTGATCAAAATAATTCATATTTTAGCTCAGCCGTTTTTATTGAGGCGGGTAGTTTTGCTCCAAAAATCAACTTGGGTCCTGATCAAACACTTTGTTTCAATGAAAAAACTATTCTAGACACTGGATTATCAAATTCTGCTTATTCTTACGAATGGTTTAAAGATGGTGGGAGAACTTCAATTGGTTCCACTTCTACTCTGGAAGTTGATAGTCCTGGAACGTACTCTGTTAATATCTCACTAGCAGCAGGTTGCATTGCAGTAGGAAAAGTAAAAATTAGTTACAAGAATCCAATACTGAAAACGCTTACTCAATGTGGAGATAGTAGTGGAACTGCACTTTTTGACTTGACCCAAATGACTTCTTCTGTCAATATAAGCAGTAACAATAGTATCAAGTACTATTCTGATTTATCAGGTACAGAAATAACTAATCCCACCACTTATAAATCTACAACCAATACAGTTTATGCTAGTATTACAAGTGCTACTGCAGAATGTTTAGATTTTGTTGAACTAAAACTTAACGTTTTGACTATTTCAAACGCTGTTCAAACCGTAACTTTTTGTGATAATGATGCAATCGACGATGGAACTCGAGTATTTCATTTAACAAATGAAATAAGTCCTAAAATCACCCCAGCAGTTGCTGCTCCCTATTTAGTAGAAGGCTATTATTCCTTTTTAGATGACGCAGTAAACAAAGAGAATAAGTTAAATAATAACTACACTAATATCCCGAATCAAAACATTTTTGCACGAGTGGAGAACGGAATTGATTGTTATAGTATTTACGAAATCGAGTTAAATGTAACTGCGTACAATACCACATCGCCAAATATCATAAATGAGGTAATAATAAATGATTTTTCTGGAAATAATTCTGTTGAGATAAAAACAATTGGAACCGGACCTTTTGAATATTCACTGGACGGAATTACTTTTCAAGATGAATCTCTATTTACAAATGTTCGTCCTGGAGACTATATAGTTTATGTTCGAGACAACACAAGTTGTGGAATTTCTACAACTAAGGTTTACGTTCTTGATTACCCTCGCTTTTTCACGCCAAACGTAGATGGCTACAATGATTTATGGAAAATAAAAAATCTTGATTTATATCCTATGGCAATAATCACCATTTTTGACCGCTATGGAAAATTACTAAAACAACTTAATGCGACCAGCTCAGGATGGAATGGTAGTTATAATGGAATTCCGCTGCCTGCTGATGATTATTGGTTTCACATAAAATTAGCGGATTCAAAAACAATAAAAGGGCATTTTTCGTTAAAAAGATAG
- a CDS encoding ABC transporter permease has translation MKRLLSIELQKIWKNKASRVLTLTYFILLTFIALIASIKFDLGIFKFHLAEMGIFNFPFIWHFNTYIAAILKLFLAIVIVSMMANEYSYGTLKQNLIDGMSKKEFILSKFLTVVLFATVSTVFIFVMSLLLGFSFSSYTELNIVFSGLEYLLAYFIKLVGFFSFCLFLGILVKRSAFALGFLLVWNIIEGIIKGILTFKIFPNNEKAASIMQFFPLESMSNLIVEPFSRLSVVKNLGTQIGLDNVKHYNVELVSIIIVLSWTVIFVYSSYKLLKNRDL, from the coding sequence ATGAAACGATTGCTCTCAATAGAACTTCAAAAAATATGGAAAAATAAAGCCAGTCGAGTTTTAACATTGACTTACTTTATACTTTTAACCTTTATTGCATTAATTGCCTCGATAAAATTTGATTTAGGAATTTTTAAATTTCATTTGGCAGAAATGGGCATTTTCAACTTCCCGTTTATTTGGCATTTCAACACTTATATCGCCGCCATACTAAAATTATTTTTAGCTATCGTAATTGTTTCGATGATGGCAAATGAATACAGTTATGGAACATTAAAACAAAATTTGATTGACGGAATGAGTAAAAAGGAGTTTATTCTTTCTAAATTCCTAACCGTTGTTTTATTTGCTACAGTATCAACTGTATTTATTTTTGTAATGTCACTCCTATTAGGATTTAGTTTTTCATCTTATACTGAATTGAATATTGTTTTTTCTGGATTAGAATATCTATTAGCGTATTTCATAAAATTAGTTGGCTTCTTCTCTTTCTGTTTATTTTTAGGAATCTTGGTAAAACGATCTGCATTTGCATTAGGTTTTTTATTAGTTTGGAATATTATAGAAGGAATCATAAAAGGAATTTTGACCTTTAAGATCTTTCCAAATAACGAGAAAGCAGCTTCTATCATGCAGTTTTTCCCTTTAGAATCGATGTCTAATTTAATTGTAGAACCATTTAGCCGATTATCAGTAGTTAAAAACTTAGGAACACAAATAGGTTTAGATAACGTTAAGCATTATAATGTCGAGTTAGTATCCATAATAATTGTATTGAGTTGGACAGTGATATTCGTTTACTCCTCTTATAAATTATTGAAAAATAGAGATTTATAG
- a CDS encoding ABC transporter ATP-binding protein, protein METILSVKNLNKRYGALEALKNVSFEIQKGNVYGILGPNGSGKSTTLGITLNVINKTSGEYSWFGGAMETHEALKKVGAIIERPNFYPYMTARENLELVCKIKGINYAKVNEKLELVGLTERQNSKFSTFSLGMKQRLAIASALLNDPEILILDEPTNGLDPQGIHQIRDIIKQIAAKGTTILLASHLLDEVEKVCTHVLVLRKGVILYTGLVDGMSANDVFFELQADDMDHLLTVLQTHPAAKKVVNEQGKILVYLKENLEAKDLNRFLFEKNIILSHLVKRKNSLEEQFLELTEKK, encoded by the coding sequence TTGGAAACAATACTCTCTGTTAAAAATCTCAACAAACGTTACGGTGCGCTAGAAGCATTAAAAAATGTTTCTTTCGAAATACAAAAAGGCAATGTTTATGGAATTCTAGGTCCAAATGGAAGCGGAAAATCTACTACTTTAGGAATTACATTAAATGTAATAAATAAAACTTCGGGAGAATATAGCTGGTTTGGAGGAGCAATGGAAACACATGAAGCACTAAAAAAAGTAGGTGCTATTATAGAAAGACCTAATTTCTATCCGTACATGACTGCTAGGGAAAACTTAGAACTAGTTTGCAAAATTAAAGGAATCAATTATGCTAAAGTGAATGAAAAACTGGAATTAGTAGGTTTGACAGAACGCCAAAACAGTAAATTCAGTACTTTCTCACTGGGAATGAAACAGCGATTAGCCATAGCTTCTGCCCTATTGAATGATCCTGAAATTTTGATTCTTGATGAACCCACAAATGGTTTAGATCCTCAAGGAATTCATCAGATCAGGGATATTATCAAACAAATTGCTGCTAAAGGAACTACAATACTACTTGCCTCCCATTTATTAGACGAAGTAGAGAAAGTTTGTACTCATGTTTTAGTATTAAGAAAAGGAGTGATTTTATACACCGGCTTAGTAGATGGAATGTCTGCAAACGATGTTTTTTTTGAATTACAAGCCGATGATATGGACCACTTACTGACTGTTTTACAAACGCATCCTGCTGCAAAAAAAGTAGTTAATGAGCAAGGGAAAATTTTAGTCTATTTAAAAGAAAACTTAGAAGCTAAAGATTTAAATAGATTCCTTTTCGAAAAAAATATAATTCTGAGTCATTTGGTCAAAAGAAAAAACAGCTTGGAAGAGCAATTTTTAGAACTGACAGAAAAGAAATAA
- a CDS encoding response regulator translates to MKTKKIYIIDDDKLTVKLMTMLIKKNQFCDEIYSFFSAQSALEELKINSDDSDKIPDAILLDLNMPIMDGWQFMD, encoded by the coding sequence ATGAAAACTAAAAAAATATACATCATCGATGATGACAAATTAACGGTAAAATTAATGACCATGTTGATTAAGAAAAATCAATTTTGTGATGAAATCTATTCTTTCTTTAGCGCCCAATCAGCATTAGAAGAATTAAAGATAAACAGTGATGACAGCGACAAGATACCTGATGCCATATTGCTCGATTTAAATATGCCCATAATGGATGGTTGGCAGTTTATGGATTAA
- a CDS encoding PAS domain-containing sensor histidine kinase — protein MSNKLRLYLNAAKSTKIGIWELNLKKASAYWDVVTRNILEVADDFVPIQGSGIEFYTEGENRDRIKLLIDKAINEGIPFHGKFQVTTAKNNIKYVECICQVIFKKGKPRRLLGTFQDITKKQHLVKELELNVEKFTSIFSNANDAIFIVDTSNGMITQYNPRAAELSGFNDTELLGQNLSKLIQSKDKKATSDFIEYHLTSEYYSVNEVQLNSKSGESIAVEVASGKKYTIGNKTYLVLFFRDISKRKSRETYTNMLSLAVSETNETIIIADPMGKTIWANKAYLQLTGFNLKEIVGFTPGYLSKGPETDKNTTDLLSKAIRAKKNIKVTILNYKKNKEKYWYDLNITPVFNEQNILIYYIGVGRDVSIRKSKELELNKLLEVTTDQNKKLFNFAHIISHNIRSHTSNLSMVLEVIKDTDNIEEKLSYIDLFKEATERLSETIEYLNEIVTIQKSINIEKRNVCLKDEINKTKNNLDLLIKENQITILDTIPDDLTIFTVPAYLESILFNLFTNAIRYKADDRPSTLEIDYEICDKHTIINFKDNGLGIDLEKNGHKIFGMYKTFHDNSDARGIGLFITKNQIEAMKGKIEVESKVGVGSTFKIYLNEN, from the coding sequence ATGTCAAACAAGCTTAGACTATATCTCAATGCTGCGAAGTCAACAAAAATTGGAATATGGGAGCTTAACTTAAAAAAAGCCTCAGCATATTGGGATGTAGTCACAAGAAATATACTGGAAGTGGCAGATGATTTTGTTCCTATTCAAGGAAGTGGCATTGAATTCTATACTGAAGGTGAAAATAGAGATCGAATTAAATTATTAATCGATAAAGCTATCAATGAAGGAATTCCATTCCATGGCAAATTCCAAGTTACAACTGCAAAAAACAATATTAAATACGTTGAGTGTATTTGCCAAGTTATTTTCAAGAAAGGAAAACCTAGACGATTATTGGGAACTTTTCAAGATATTACTAAAAAGCAACATCTTGTTAAAGAGCTTGAGTTAAATGTTGAAAAATTCACTTCTATCTTCTCCAATGCTAATGATGCTATCTTTATAGTTGATACCTCTAATGGAATGATTACGCAATATAATCCCAGAGCAGCTGAATTATCGGGATTTAATGATACCGAACTTTTAGGACAAAATCTTTCTAAATTAATACAGAGCAAGGACAAAAAAGCTACATCTGACTTTATTGAATATCATTTAACAAGTGAATATTATAGTGTAAACGAGGTTCAACTAAATTCAAAATCAGGAGAGTCCATTGCAGTTGAAGTCGCCTCTGGAAAAAAGTATACAATAGGTAATAAAACTTATTTAGTTTTATTTTTTAGAGACATTTCCAAGCGAAAAAGTAGAGAAACTTATACGAATATGCTTTCTCTTGCAGTTTCAGAAACTAATGAAACAATTATTATTGCCGATCCAATGGGTAAAACGATTTGGGCAAATAAAGCCTATTTGCAACTTACAGGCTTCAACTTAAAGGAAATCGTAGGATTTACACCCGGTTATTTATCAAAAGGCCCCGAAACAGACAAGAATACAACCGATTTATTGAGTAAGGCAATTCGTGCCAAGAAAAATATAAAAGTCACTATATTAAACTACAAAAAAAATAAAGAAAAGTATTGGTATGATCTAAATATCACACCAGTTTTTAATGAGCAAAATATTCTAATCTACTATATAGGAGTTGGTCGCGATGTAAGCATTAGAAAAAGTAAAGAATTAGAGCTAAACAAATTACTTGAGGTAACAACAGATCAGAATAAGAAATTATTTAATTTCGCCCATATAATTTCTCATAATATCCGTTCTCATACCAGCAATTTGTCTATGGTTCTGGAAGTAATAAAAGATACTGATAATATAGAAGAAAAACTATCCTATATTGATCTTTTCAAAGAGGCAACAGAAAGACTTTCTGAAACTATTGAATATTTAAACGAAATTGTCACAATCCAGAAAAGTATAAATATTGAGAAAAGAAATGTTTGCTTGAAAGATGAAATCAATAAAACCAAAAACAATTTAGATCTGCTTATCAAAGAAAATCAAATCACAATATTAGACACTATTCCAGATGACTTAACCATCTTCACTGTTCCCGCTTACCTTGAGAGTATATTGTTTAATTTATTTACAAACGCCATTCGATATAAAGCGGATGACAGACCATCGACTTTAGAAATAGACTATGAGATTTGTGACAAGCATACGATCATCAACTTTAAAGATAATGGTTTAGGAATAGATCTAGAAAAAAATGGTCATAAAATATTTGGGATGTATAAAACATTCCACGACAATAGCGATGCTAGAGGCATTGGTTTATTTATTACTAAAAACCAAATCGAAGCCATGAAAGGCAAAATTGAAGTTGAAAGCAAAGTAGGTGTTGGCTCTACTTTTAAAATTTATTTAAATGAAAACTAA